Proteins from one Mycolicibacter virginiensis genomic window:
- a CDS encoding helix-turn-helix transcriptional regulator, with protein MTQLSKRLVRLLNMVPYLKARPGISKEQAAAELGVSLSQLQTDLEQLVMCGLPGYGPGELIDVTFYEDRLDVFESAGVDRPLRLTSREATAMLMALRTLVDMPGIVDPRAARSAIAKIEEAAGAAAPAAPTSATHDESAADSVRQDVVRDGVQQHRALAIDYYAASRDSVSQRIVDPIRVVLIGAHSYLEAWCRESEGVRLFRFDRIDGARLLDEPSAPPEPARRAETDTSLFDADPSLPVAIVRVAPSAAWMFEYYPMQALGELADGWREAQLTYASEAWLIRLLLGMGDEVQVKAPESVVAGVRDASIAALAIYEQVRP; from the coding sequence ATGACCCAGCTGTCGAAACGCCTGGTCCGGCTGCTGAACATGGTGCCGTATCTGAAAGCTCGCCCCGGAATCAGCAAGGAACAGGCCGCCGCCGAACTCGGCGTGAGCCTCAGCCAGCTGCAGACCGACCTGGAGCAGCTGGTAATGTGCGGCCTGCCCGGCTACGGGCCCGGCGAACTGATCGACGTGACGTTCTACGAAGACCGCCTCGACGTGTTCGAATCCGCCGGCGTCGATCGGCCGCTGCGCCTGACCTCGCGCGAGGCCACGGCCATGCTGATGGCCTTACGCACCCTGGTCGACATGCCCGGCATCGTCGACCCGCGGGCTGCCCGCAGCGCGATCGCCAAGATCGAGGAGGCCGCCGGGGCCGCGGCACCAGCAGCGCCCACCTCCGCCACGCACGACGAGTCGGCTGCCGACTCTGTCCGACAAGACGTCGTCCGCGACGGCGTCCAGCAACACCGCGCGCTGGCGATCGACTACTACGCGGCATCCCGAGACAGCGTGTCGCAGCGGATCGTGGACCCGATCCGGGTGGTGCTGATCGGCGCACACAGTTACCTGGAGGCCTGGTGCCGCGAGTCCGAGGGGGTGCGGCTGTTCCGCTTCGACCGCATCGACGGCGCCCGGCTGCTCGACGAGCCATCAGCTCCGCCGGAGCCGGCGCGGCGAGCCGAAACCGACACCTCACTGTTCGACGCCGACCCGTCACTGCCGGTCGCCATCGTGCGGGTGGCGCCGTCGGCGGCGTGGATGTTCGAGTACTACCCGATGCAGGCGCTCGGCGAGCTGGCCGACGGCTGGCGGGAAGCCCAGTTGACCTACGCCTCCGAGGCGTGGCTGATCCGGCTGCTGCTCGGCATGGGCGACGAGGTGCAGGTCAAGGCGCCGGAATCGGTGGTTGCCGGGGTGCGTGACGCCTCGATAGCCGCGTTGGCGATATATGAGCAGGTACGCCCTTGA
- a CDS encoding helix-turn-helix transcriptional regulator — protein MATAKVERLLNLVIALLATRSYLTAEKIRTTVVGYGDSPSDDAFSRMFERDKNELRDLGIPLETGKVSGFDTVEGYRINPDTYALAAIDLTREEAAAVAVAVQLWQSPELRANAEGAVAKLHAAGVEVDPNQADVLVAPPTALPGSHRAEPVLGALMDAVQAGQAVQFGHRPSPVEPYVTRTVEPWGVVTHAGRWYLVGHDRDRNAVRTFRMSRIAPEVRPIGPADAVTRPDTADLRAIVADAVGDAPSGLQARIWVADGRAVALRRAGTVLSRQALAGRDGDVIGVDMGTHDRLAREIAGYGADAIVLDPPSLRDDVVARLSARVGEVPV, from the coding sequence ATGGCGACCGCGAAAGTCGAGCGACTCCTCAATCTCGTCATCGCGTTGCTGGCCACCCGCAGCTACCTCACCGCCGAGAAGATCCGGACCACCGTGGTCGGCTACGGCGACAGCCCCAGCGACGACGCGTTCTCGCGGATGTTCGAGCGCGACAAGAACGAGCTGCGTGACCTGGGCATTCCACTGGAGACCGGCAAAGTGTCGGGGTTCGACACGGTCGAGGGCTACCGGATCAACCCCGATACCTACGCCTTGGCGGCCATCGACCTGACCCGCGAGGAGGCCGCCGCGGTCGCGGTCGCGGTTCAGCTGTGGCAGTCCCCGGAGTTGCGGGCCAACGCCGAGGGCGCCGTCGCCAAACTGCATGCGGCCGGTGTCGAGGTGGACCCGAACCAGGCCGACGTGCTGGTGGCACCGCCAACGGCGCTGCCAGGAAGTCACCGGGCCGAACCGGTGCTAGGCGCGTTGATGGACGCCGTCCAGGCGGGCCAGGCCGTGCAGTTCGGGCACCGCCCCTCACCGGTCGAGCCGTATGTCACCCGCACCGTCGAGCCGTGGGGAGTGGTCACCCACGCCGGACGCTGGTATCTGGTGGGTCACGACCGCGACCGCAACGCGGTACGCACCTTCCGGATGTCGAGGATCGCGCCGGAGGTGCGGCCGATCGGGCCGGCCGACGCCGTCACCCGACCCGACACCGCCGATCTGCGCGCGATCGTCGCCGACGCGGTCGGTGATGCGCCCAGCGGGCTGCAGGCACGTATCTGGGTCGCCGATGGCCGCGCGGTGGCGCTGCGCCGGGCCGGCACGGTCTTGAGCCGTCAGGCGCTGGCCGGCCGCGACGGCGACGTCATCGGCGTCGACATGGGCACCCATGACCGGTTGGCCCGGGAGATCGCCGGCTACGGCGCCGACGCCATCGTGTTGGACCCGCCGTCGCTGCGCGACGACGTGGTAGCGCGCCTGAGCGCTCGCGTGGGGGAGGTGCCGGTATGA
- the pafA gene encoding Pup--protein ligase, with protein sequence MQRRIMGIETEFGVTCTFHGHRRLSPDEVARYLFRRVVSWGRSSNVFLRNGARLYLDVGSHPEYATAECDNLIQLVTHDRAGERVLEDLLIDAEQRLADEGIGGDIYLFKNNTDSAGNSYGCHENYLIVRAGEFSRISDVLLPFLVTRQLICGAGKVLQTPKAATFCLSQRAEHIWEGVSSATTRSRPIINTRDEPHADAEKYRRLHVIVGDSNMSETTTLLKVGSAALVLEMIEAGVSFRDFSLDNPIRAIREVSHDVTGRRPVRLAGGRQAGALDIQREYYGRAVEYVQTRASNPQLEQVIDLWGRQLDAVETQDFAKVDTEIDWVIKRKLFQRYQDRYNMELSDPKIAQLDLAYHDIKRGRGVFDLLQRKGLATRVTTDEDVDEAVDTPPQTTRAKLRGEFISAAQAAGRDFTVDWVHLKLNDQAQRTVLCKDPFRSVDERVKRLIASM encoded by the coding sequence GTGCAGCGCAGAATCATGGGCATTGAGACTGAGTTCGGTGTCACCTGCACCTTCCACGGTCATCGGAGGTTGTCGCCCGACGAGGTGGCGCGCTATCTGTTCCGCCGGGTGGTGTCGTGGGGGCGTAGCTCGAATGTGTTCCTGCGCAACGGCGCTCGGTTGTATCTGGATGTGGGCAGTCACCCCGAGTACGCCACCGCCGAGTGCGACAACCTGATTCAGCTGGTCACCCACGACCGGGCGGGTGAACGCGTCCTCGAAGACCTGCTGATCGACGCCGAGCAGCGGCTGGCCGACGAGGGCATCGGCGGCGACATCTACCTGTTCAAGAACAACACCGATTCGGCCGGCAACTCCTACGGCTGCCACGAGAACTACCTGATCGTGCGGGCCGGGGAGTTCTCCCGGATCTCCGACGTGCTGTTGCCGTTCCTGGTAACCCGCCAGCTGATCTGCGGCGCCGGGAAGGTGCTGCAGACCCCCAAAGCCGCCACGTTCTGCCTGTCCCAGCGTGCCGAGCACATCTGGGAAGGCGTCTCGAGCGCCACCACCCGGTCGCGGCCGATCATCAACACCCGCGACGAACCGCACGCCGACGCCGAGAAGTACCGGCGCTTGCACGTCATCGTCGGCGACTCCAACATGTCCGAGACCACGACCCTGCTCAAGGTGGGCAGCGCGGCGCTGGTGCTGGAGATGATCGAGGCCGGGGTGTCCTTCCGGGACTTCTCGCTGGACAACCCGATCCGGGCGATCCGCGAAGTCAGCCACGACGTCACCGGCCGGCGCCCGGTGCGCCTAGCCGGCGGACGCCAAGCCGGTGCCCTCGACATTCAGCGCGAGTACTACGGGCGGGCCGTGGAGTACGTGCAGACCCGGGCCAGCAACCCCCAGCTTGAGCAGGTCATCGATTTGTGGGGCCGCCAGCTCGACGCCGTGGAAACCCAGGACTTCGCCAAGGTGGACACCGAGATCGATTGGGTGATCAAGCGAAAGCTGTTCCAGCGCTACCAGGATCGCTACAACATGGAGCTCTCGGATCCCAAGATCGCCCAGCTGGACCTGGCCTATCACGACATCAAGCGCGGGCGCGGGGTGTTCGATCTGCTGCAGCGCAAGGGATTGGCCACCCGCGTCACCACCGACGAGGACGTCGACGAGGCCGTCGACACCCCGCCGCAGACCACCCGCGCCAAGCTCCGCGGCGAATTCATCAGTGCCGCACAGGCAGCAGGGCGCGACTTCACCGTCGACTGGGTGCACCTCAAGCTCAACGACCAGGCCCAGCGCACCGTGCTGTGCAAGGACCCCTTCCGGTCGGTCGACGAGCGGGTCAAGCGCCTGATCGCCAGCATGTAG
- a CDS encoding ANTAR domain-containing response regulator has product MTEPTSDSSPRPARRVLIAEDEALIRLDLAEMLREEGYEVVGEAGDGQEAVELAELLRPDLVILDVKMPRRDGIDAASEIAAKRIAPIVILTAFSQRDLVERARDAGAMAYLVKPFTAGDLVPAIELALSRADEITALEREVSNLTDQLETRKLVERAKGVLQTVHGFTEPEAFKWIQRAAMDKRTTMRQVAEVVLENVEAPVNPPA; this is encoded by the coding sequence ATGACCGAGCCCACGTCCGACAGCAGCCCACGCCCAGCCCGGCGGGTGCTGATCGCCGAGGATGAAGCGCTGATCCGGCTGGATCTCGCCGAGATGCTGCGCGAAGAAGGCTATGAAGTGGTGGGCGAGGCCGGCGACGGCCAAGAAGCCGTCGAGCTGGCCGAACTGCTGCGCCCGGACCTGGTGATCCTCGACGTGAAGATGCCGCGCCGCGACGGCATCGACGCAGCCTCGGAGATCGCCGCCAAGCGGATCGCACCGATCGTCATCCTGACCGCGTTCAGCCAGCGCGACCTGGTCGAACGCGCCCGGGACGCGGGGGCGATGGCCTACCTGGTCAAGCCGTTCACCGCCGGTGACCTGGTCCCGGCCATCGAATTGGCGCTCAGCCGGGCCGACGAGATCACCGCCTTGGAGCGCGAGGTCAGCAACCTGACCGACCAGCTGGAAACCCGCAAGCTCGTGGAGCGGGCCAAGGGCGTGCTGCAGACCGTGCACGGCTTCACCGAACCCGAGGCCTTCAAGTGGATTCAGCGCGCGGCCATGGATAAGCGGACCACCATGCGCCAGGTCGCCGAAGTGGTGCTGGAAAACGTCGAGGCCCCGGTCAACCCACCGGCCTGA
- a CDS encoding YnfA family protein, producing the protein MVIRSVALFVLAAIAEIGGAWLVWQGVREHRGLLWAGAGVIALGLYGFVATLQPDAQFGRILAAYGGVFVAGSLAWGMAFDGFRPDRADVLGALICLIGVGVIMYSPR; encoded by the coding sequence ATGGTGATCCGTTCCGTCGCACTCTTCGTGTTGGCTGCCATCGCCGAGATCGGCGGGGCCTGGCTGGTGTGGCAGGGCGTGCGGGAGCACCGTGGCCTACTGTGGGCCGGCGCCGGGGTGATCGCCCTGGGGCTCTATGGCTTCGTGGCCACCTTGCAGCCCGACGCCCAGTTCGGCCGGATCCTGGCCGCCTACGGCGGGGTGTTCGTCGCCGGCTCGCTGGCGTGGGGCATGGCGTTCGACGGTTTCCGGCCCGACCGTGCAGACGTCCTGGGTGCGCTGATCTGTCTGATCGGCGTCGGCGTGATCATGTATTCGCCGCGCTGA
- a CDS encoding adenylate/guanylate cyclase domain-containing protein produces MSVKRFLAVPAEASSPYRRTHCIPARTRHYAARLSQRLRILKLSAGLAALISAGWGLLEIWVDPAYWWIGAINLVAAVALALTPLLYHYGELIAPLTFVAIAYSTTAIVCWVVGTGSGIQFYFLASASISVLILGVDRIKLAAIVAGIGAALTIALQFLVPADNLHQPEWLHNLSYVLVVVSACFMVVATVWFALREISHAEAAMEAEYERSEALLANILPTAVADRLKNPAVDVIADSYTDASVLFADIADFTRRASQTDPGQLVGFLNELYSDLDRLVDQHGLEKIKTSGDSYMVVSGVPDPRPDHLHALARLALDIAATVADLRDPLGRPVSLRIGLATGPVVAGVVGNRRFFYDVWGDAVNLASRMESTGAQDRIQVPQAVHERLNDDFVFEERGDVDVKGKGIMRTWFLVNARSPAAHGPAPRSLSATPAG; encoded by the coding sequence GTGTCCGTCAAGCGGTTCCTCGCGGTGCCGGCCGAGGCTTCCAGCCCCTACCGGCGCACACACTGCATACCGGCCCGCACCCGCCATTACGCGGCCCGGCTGTCGCAACGGCTGCGGATCCTCAAGCTGTCCGCCGGGCTCGCGGCGCTGATCAGTGCGGGCTGGGGACTGCTGGAGATCTGGGTTGACCCCGCCTACTGGTGGATCGGAGCGATCAATCTCGTCGCCGCGGTCGCGCTGGCCCTGACCCCGCTGCTGTATCACTATGGCGAGCTCATCGCACCGCTGACCTTCGTCGCCATCGCCTACTCGACGACCGCGATCGTCTGCTGGGTGGTGGGCACCGGATCAGGGATCCAGTTCTATTTCCTGGCCTCGGCGTCGATCAGCGTGCTGATTTTGGGCGTGGACCGGATCAAGCTGGCCGCCATCGTGGCCGGCATCGGTGCGGCGCTGACGATCGCCCTGCAGTTCCTGGTTCCGGCAGACAACCTGCACCAACCGGAATGGCTGCACAACCTGTCCTACGTGCTGGTGGTCGTGTCGGCCTGCTTCATGGTGGTTGCCACGGTCTGGTTCGCGCTGCGCGAGATCTCCCACGCCGAAGCGGCGATGGAGGCCGAGTACGAGCGGTCTGAGGCCCTGCTGGCCAACATCTTGCCGACGGCAGTCGCCGACAGACTGAAGAACCCGGCGGTGGACGTGATCGCCGACAGCTACACCGATGCCTCGGTGCTGTTCGCCGACATCGCCGACTTCACCCGTCGGGCCAGCCAGACCGACCCGGGCCAGCTGGTCGGATTCCTCAACGAGCTCTACAGCGACCTGGACCGGCTCGTGGATCAACACGGCCTGGAGAAGATCAAGACCAGCGGTGACTCCTACATGGTGGTCAGCGGTGTGCCCGATCCGAGACCCGATCACCTGCATGCGCTGGCGCGTCTGGCGCTCGACATCGCCGCAACCGTCGCCGACCTACGCGACCCGCTGGGCCGGCCGGTGTCGCTGCGGATCGGCCTGGCGACCGGCCCGGTGGTGGCCGGAGTCGTCGGCAACCGCCGGTTCTTCTACGACGTGTGGGGCGACGCGGTGAACCTCGCCTCCCGGATGGAGTCGACCGGCGCCCAGGATCGCATCCAGGTGCCGCAAGCAGTCCACGAACGCCTCAACGATGACTTCGTGTTCGAGGAGCGCGGCGACGTCGACGTCAAAGGCAAGGGCATCATGCGCACCTGGTTCCTGGTCAATGCCCGCTCCCCGGCCGCGCACGGTCCGGCGCCCCGCTCCCTGTCGGCGACCCCAGCGGGCTGA
- a CDS encoding alpha/beta hydrolase: MRRLLAVLGSLAGLATTVNGYRPLTKRGYPSLYAFAFGLFASELPLQLIAGQSAALAAVSRRLSPRARRTSWLLSALSWLGLLGLNYAGRMANKPLTAALDAELGAGRRTESRDLWKRPGPDAEIAKAPGVVRMMRVYQDYATDSDIPYGEYGGRNTLDVWRHRDLPRDGRAPVLLQIPGGAWMVGSKRGQAHPLMAHLVERGWVCVSINYRLSPRSTWPDHIIDVKRALAWAKAHIADYGGDPDWVAVTGGSAGGHLCALTALTANDPRFQPGFADADTSVRAAVPFYGIYDFTGETGLHPLLTPALGAYVFKQSRRRFPDTYRDASPMTYLSADAPPFFVLHGTNDSLVPVEQGRAFAGRLREVSTSPVVYAELPLAQHAFDIFGSPRAAHTAVAVEQFLAEVYARQTTQIISGR; the protein is encoded by the coding sequence ATGCGAAGGCTTTTGGCCGTGCTCGGTTCGCTGGCCGGTCTGGCCACCACCGTCAACGGGTATCGCCCGCTGACCAAGCGCGGCTATCCGTCGCTGTACGCATTCGCGTTCGGCCTGTTCGCCTCGGAGCTGCCGTTGCAGCTCATCGCCGGACAATCCGCGGCGTTGGCGGCGGTGAGCCGGCGGCTGTCACCGCGGGCTCGGCGGACCAGCTGGCTACTCTCGGCGCTCTCGTGGCTGGGCCTGTTGGGGCTGAACTATGCCGGGCGGATGGCCAATAAGCCGTTGACTGCGGCGCTGGACGCCGAACTCGGTGCGGGACGACGCACCGAAAGCCGGGACCTGTGGAAGCGGCCGGGGCCGGACGCGGAGATTGCCAAGGCGCCCGGCGTGGTTCGCATGATGCGGGTCTACCAGGACTACGCCACCGACTCCGACATCCCCTACGGCGAATACGGCGGCCGCAACACCCTCGATGTGTGGCGGCATCGCGACCTGCCCCGTGACGGTCGCGCGCCGGTCCTGCTGCAGATCCCCGGCGGCGCCTGGATGGTGGGAAGCAAACGCGGCCAAGCACATCCGCTGATGGCCCACCTGGTCGAGCGCGGTTGGGTGTGTGTGTCGATCAACTACCGGCTGAGCCCACGCTCCACCTGGCCCGACCACATCATCGACGTCAAACGGGCCTTGGCCTGGGCCAAAGCCCACATCGCCGACTACGGCGGCGACCCGGATTGGGTCGCGGTGACCGGTGGCTCGGCAGGTGGCCATCTGTGCGCCCTGACAGCGCTGACCGCAAACGATCCGCGTTTCCAGCCGGGTTTCGCCGACGCCGATACCAGCGTGCGAGCGGCGGTGCCGTTCTACGGGATCTACGACTTCACCGGCGAGACCGGATTGCACCCGTTGCTGACCCCGGCATTGGGGGCCTATGTGTTCAAGCAGAGCCGGCGGCGCTTCCCCGACACCTACCGCGACGCCTCCCCGATGACATATCTGTCTGCCGATGCCCCACCCTTTTTCGTGCTGCACGGAACCAATGATTCGTTGGTGCCCGTGGAGCAGGGCCGCGCATTTGCCGGCCGGCTACGCGAAGTCAGCACGAGTCCGGTGGTCTATGCCGAGTTGCCTTTGGCGCAGCACGCTTTCGACATCTTCGGCTCGCCCCGGGCTGCGCATACCGCGGTAGCCGTCGAGCAGTTCCTCGCCGAGGTCTACGCGCGGCAGACCACGCAGATCATCTCGGGCCGCTGA
- a CDS encoding HdeD family acid-resistance protein, which yields MCQTSAMETSVSSLLPNLWKSTLVSGVLALVLGVLVLVWPGRSVIAAAVLFGVYLVVTGIAQLIFAFSLPVMSAGGRVLLFLSGTASVILAVLCFRHFNSDEEALAVLLLAIWVAVGFIFRGVATAVAAISDPALPGRGWQIFMGVVSLLAGLVTLASPFASLWVLAVVVGSWLIVIGIVEIVTALKIRSASHKVAAALSAG from the coding sequence CTGTGCCAGACTTCGGCCATGGAAACATCGGTTTCGAGCCTGCTGCCGAATCTGTGGAAGTCGACACTGGTGTCTGGTGTCTTGGCCCTCGTCTTGGGCGTGCTGGTCTTGGTGTGGCCGGGCCGGTCGGTCATCGCCGCGGCCGTGCTGTTCGGTGTGTATCTGGTCGTCACCGGAATCGCGCAGTTGATCTTCGCGTTCAGCCTGCCCGTCATGTCCGCCGGCGGACGGGTATTGCTGTTCCTCAGCGGCACCGCGTCGGTGATTCTGGCGGTCCTGTGTTTCCGGCACTTCAACTCCGACGAAGAAGCCCTGGCGGTGTTGCTGCTGGCCATCTGGGTCGCGGTCGGCTTCATCTTCCGCGGGGTGGCGACCGCCGTGGCGGCCATCAGCGACCCGGCGCTGCCGGGCCGCGGCTGGCAGATCTTCATGGGCGTGGTCAGTCTGCTGGCCGGTCTGGTGACGCTGGCGTCGCCGTTCGCCTCGCTGTGGGTGCTGGCGGTGGTCGTCGGCAGCTGGCTGATCGTGATCGGAATCGTCGAGATCGTCACCGCGCTCAAGATTCGGAGCGCATCCCACAAAGTCGCTGCCGCGTTGTCGGCCGGGTAG
- a CDS encoding DUF4190 domain-containing protein encodes MPESGMPSLSPESQQSWPSPGPSYPPPPPGYPYPVPGQYPGYPPPAAPPVLRNGAGIAALIVAIAGIVTALSVIGGVGLGLAAIVLGLIGRGRAKRGEADNGGVALAGIVLGALAVIAGIGCIFVYVGIWRTAGAGDYVACMSKAGSDTDAQQQCTERFREHFENTFGSGADAPMVQEESDSALMPA; translated from the coding sequence ATGCCCGAGTCCGGCATGCCCTCGCTGTCGCCTGAGTCTCAGCAATCCTGGCCGTCGCCCGGTCCCAGCTATCCCCCGCCGCCGCCGGGTTACCCGTATCCGGTGCCCGGGCAGTACCCCGGCTATCCGCCACCTGCGGCGCCCCCAGTGCTACGGAACGGTGCGGGCATCGCGGCCCTGATCGTTGCGATCGCCGGCATCGTGACCGCGTTGTCGGTGATCGGTGGCGTCGGACTGGGCCTGGCGGCCATCGTCCTCGGACTCATCGGCCGCGGCCGGGCCAAGCGCGGCGAAGCCGACAACGGCGGTGTCGCACTCGCCGGGATCGTCTTGGGTGCGCTGGCGGTGATCGCCGGTATCGGCTGCATCTTCGTCTACGTCGGCATTTGGCGGACCGCCGGCGCCGGCGACTACGTGGCGTGCATGAGTAAGGCCGGTTCCGACACCGACGCCCAGCAGCAGTGCACCGAACGATTCCGCGAGCACTTCGAGAACACCTTCGGCAGCGGTGCCGACGCGCCGATGGTGCAGGAGGAATCGGACTCCGCGCTGATGCCGGCCTAG
- a CDS encoding acyl-CoA thioesterase II — protein sequence MPAEPNTDLEELLAVLDLKSVDDDVFVGSHPSKTPLRTFGGQLMAQSFVAASRTVADHLPPGALSVHFINGGDPARDIEFRVHRLRDERRFANRRVDALQGDTLIATSMVSYLSGGSGLEHSVEAPTVVEPESLPRLRELLTGYEEVVPGFVKAPHPIEWRYTNDPAWVMRDKGGKLGHNRVWVKADGAIPEDPVLHTAMMVYSSDTTVLDSIITTHGLSWGFDRIFAASANHTLWFHRPIRFDDWVLYATSSPVAADSRGLGTGHFFDRSGHLLATVTQEGVLKYFPSSKR from the coding sequence GTGCCGGCCGAGCCGAACACGGATCTCGAGGAGCTGCTGGCGGTACTGGATCTCAAGAGTGTCGACGACGACGTCTTCGTCGGATCGCACCCGAGCAAGACCCCGTTGCGCACCTTCGGCGGTCAATTGATGGCCCAGTCGTTCGTCGCCGCCAGCCGTACCGTCGCCGACCACCTGCCACCCGGTGCGCTGTCGGTCCACTTCATCAACGGTGGTGATCCCGCCCGCGACATCGAATTCCGGGTGCACCGACTGCGCGACGAACGCCGGTTCGCCAATCGCCGCGTCGACGCGCTGCAGGGTGACACCTTGATCGCCACGTCGATGGTCTCCTACCTCTCCGGGGGGAGCGGCCTGGAGCACAGCGTCGAGGCGCCCACGGTCGTCGAGCCCGAGTCGTTGCCACGGCTGCGCGAACTGCTCACCGGTTACGAGGAAGTCGTCCCGGGTTTCGTCAAGGCGCCGCACCCGATCGAGTGGCGCTACACCAACGACCCGGCCTGGGTGATGCGCGACAAGGGCGGCAAACTGGGCCACAACCGGGTCTGGGTCAAGGCCGACGGGGCGATCCCCGAGGACCCGGTGCTGCACACCGCGATGATGGTCTATTCGTCGGACACCACGGTGCTCGACTCGATCATCACCACACATGGGCTGTCATGGGGCTTCGACCGGATCTTCGCGGCGAGCGCCAACCACACATTGTGGTTTCACCGGCCGATCCGGTTCGACGACTGGGTGCTGTATGCGACGTCGTCACCGGTGGCGGCGGACTCCCGCGGGCTGGGCACCGGTCACTTCTTCGACCGATCCGGACACCTGCTGGCCACCGTCACACAAGAAGGCGTGCTGAAGTACTTCCCGAGCTCGAAGCGCTAG
- the pyk gene encoding pyruvate kinase gives MNRRGKIVCTLGPVTHSAEMVRALVDAGMDVARLNFSHGDHKDHQASYEWVRAASDATGRAVGVLADLQGPKIRLGRFADGPVYWANGETVRITVEDCPGDHDRVSTTYKQLAADAAPGDRVLVDDGKVGLVVEHIDGDDVVCTVTEGGPVSNHKGISLPGMNVSAPALSEKDIEDLEFALELGVDIVALSFVRSPSDVELVHEVMDRVGRRVPVVAKMEKPEAIENLEAVVLAFDAVMVARGDLGVELALEEVPLVQKRVIQVARENARPVIVATQMLESMIENFRPTRAEASDVANAVLDGADAVMLSGETAVGKHALDAVRTMSRIICAVEQNSTAAPPLTHVPRTKRGVISFAAREIGERLDAKALVAFTQSGDTVRRLARLHTPLPLLAFTALPEIRSQLAMTWGTETFIVPQAHTTDGMIRQVDKALLDLGRYERGDLMVIVAGAPPGTEGSTNMIHVHRLGEDDI, from the coding sequence GTGAATAGACGCGGAAAGATCGTCTGCACTCTTGGTCCCGTGACTCACTCCGCGGAGATGGTCCGGGCACTAGTCGACGCGGGCATGGACGTGGCCCGCCTGAACTTCAGCCACGGTGATCACAAGGACCACCAGGCGTCCTACGAGTGGGTGCGTGCCGCCTCGGATGCGACCGGGCGGGCAGTCGGCGTGCTGGCCGACCTGCAGGGCCCCAAGATCCGGTTGGGGCGTTTCGCCGACGGCCCCGTCTACTGGGCCAACGGTGAGACGGTGCGGATCACCGTCGAAGACTGCCCCGGCGACCACGACCGGGTGTCGACCACCTACAAGCAGCTGGCCGCTGATGCAGCTCCGGGTGACCGGGTGCTGGTCGACGACGGCAAGGTCGGTCTGGTGGTGGAGCACATCGACGGTGACGACGTGGTCTGCACGGTCACCGAGGGCGGTCCGGTCAGCAACCACAAGGGCATTTCGCTGCCCGGGATGAACGTCTCCGCGCCGGCACTGTCGGAGAAGGACATCGAGGACCTGGAGTTCGCCCTGGAGCTCGGCGTCGACATCGTGGCGCTCTCGTTCGTCCGCTCGCCGTCGGACGTGGAACTGGTGCACGAGGTGATGGACCGGGTCGGCCGTCGCGTCCCCGTGGTCGCCAAGATGGAGAAGCCGGAGGCCATCGAGAATCTCGAGGCCGTGGTCCTGGCCTTCGACGCGGTCATGGTGGCCCGCGGTGACCTGGGCGTGGAACTGGCCCTCGAAGAGGTGCCGCTGGTGCAGAAGCGCGTCATCCAGGTGGCACGCGAGAACGCCCGGCCGGTGATCGTGGCGACCCAGATGCTGGAGTCGATGATCGAGAACTTCCGGCCCACTCGGGCGGAGGCCTCCGACGTGGCCAACGCGGTGCTCGACGGCGCCGACGCGGTGATGCTGTCGGGGGAGACCGCGGTGGGCAAGCACGCCCTGGACGCCGTGCGCACCATGAGCCGGATCATCTGCGCGGTGGAGCAGAACTCCACGGCGGCACCGCCGTTGACGCACGTGCCGCGCACCAAGCGGGGCGTGATCTCATTCGCGGCACGCGAAATCGGTGAACGGCTGGATGCCAAGGCATTGGTGGCGTTCACCCAATCGGGTGACACCGTGCGACGGCTGGCCCGGTTGCACACCCCGCTGCCGTTGTTGGCGTTCACCGCGCTGCCCGAGATTCGCAGCCAGTTGGCGATGACCTGGGGGACCGAGACTTTCATCGTCCCGCAGGCACACACCACCGACGGGATGATCCGCCAGGTGGACAAGGCGCTGCTCGATCTGGGGCGTTACGAGCGCGGTGATCTGATGGTGATCGTCGCGGGCGCCCCGCCGGGAACCGAGGGCTCGACCAACATGATCCACGTGCACCGTCTCGGGGAGGACGACATCTAG